Genomic DNA from Methanosarcina sp. MTP4:
GTCGATTTCTTCGCCTCTGATCTTGTTCTTCTCATCATCGATGCTGATTCCAAGACCTTCAAGATCGGAGAGGATTCTCTTCCTGATGCTTGCGCTGTTTTCTCCGATACCTGCGGTGAAGACCACTGCATCAGCACCGTTAAGTACGGCTGAGTACTCTCCGATGAACTTCTTGACCTTGTAGGCAAAGATTTCCAGGGAGAGTTCGGCTCTCTTGTTTCCTTTGGAAGCAGCTTCATCCAGGTCCCTGAAGTCGTTGCTCAGGCCGGAAACACCAAGGACACCCGATTTCTTGTTCATCATGGTGTCGATTTCCCTGGTAGTCATGCCTTCCTTTTCCATGAGGAAGGGAACGACTGCCGGGTCGATGGAACCGCACCTTGTACCCATTGCCAGGCCTTCGAGAGGAGTGAAGCCCATGCTGGTCTCAACAGACACGCCGCCGTTTACTGCGGTGATGCTTGAACCGTTTCCGAGATGGCAGGTAATGATCTTTACTTCAGACTCGGGTTTGCCAAGCATGGCAGCGGCTCTCATGGCCACGTACTTGTGAGACGTGCCGTGGAAACCGTACTTCCTGACCGCATAATTCTCATAGAATTCGTAGGGCAGGGCATACATGTAAGCATAGGCAGGCATTGTCTGGTGGAATGCGGTGTCGAAGACAGCAACCATGGGGGTACCGGGCATGATATCTTCACAGGCTGTGATTCCCATCATGTTTGGTGGGTTGTGGAGAGGTGCCAGTTCGAAACAGTCCTTTATAGCCTGCTTGACATCCTCATTGATCACAGCCGAGGAGGTGAAGTTCTCGCCGCCGTGCACGACCCTGTGCCCTACGGCACTGATTTCGGACATGCTGGAGATGACACCTAATTCAGCGTCGGTGAGGGCCTTGATAACTTCCTCAAGGGCGACCTTGTGGTCAGGAAGGTCAGTCTGCACCTCGTATTTCTTCCCATCAGACCTCTTCTGGGTCAGGAACGAGTTGTCGATGCCGATCCTCTCGCAGAGACCAACTGCAAGAGCGGATTCATCCGTCATATCAATTAACTGATATTTTAGGGATGAACTCCCTGCGTTTATTACCAGTATTTTCATCTTAAAACCCCAAGTTCAATCCATTTGTTTCCAGTTTAATCAACTGGGCTCCGGTCACATCTTCAGTTTCCGGGTAGATTATACTATGTATGGTTTTTGATAAAACAATTGCGATTATTTATCCTGTGCAGCTGACTGGACACATGTGATGGCAACGGCCCCTACTATATCCTCGTCACTGCAGCCTCTTGAAAGGTCATTGATAGGCTTGGCCAGTCCCTGGGTGATAGGACCGTAGGCTTCAGCCTTGGCAAGTCTCTGGGCGATCTTGTATGCGATGTTTCCGCAGTTCAGGTCAGGGAAAATGAAGACGTTAGCCTGACCGGCAACAGGGCTGCCCGGGCACTTCTTGGCTCCAACGGCTGGAACGACTGCCGCATCCACCTGGAGTTCCCCGTCGATCAGGAGATCGGGTGCCATTTCTTTTGCAAGCTTTGTTGAAGCAATCGTCTTTTCGGTCAGGGGGCTCTTGGCGCTTCCGTAGGTGGAATAGGAAAGCATTGCGACTTTGGGCTCGTCCTGAACCAGCAGTTCGAATGTCTTGGCAGAGATGATTGCAATGTTTGCAACGTCTTCCACACTGGGCATTTCGACCATGCCGGAGTCGGCAAAGAGGAAGGTTCCTTCGGACCCGTATTCGCAGTCAGGCACTGAGATGATGAAGAAAGCAGATGCGAGGGCAGCATCGGGGGCGGTCTTCACGATCTGGAGGGCAGGCCTGAGGGTGTCAGAAGAGGAGTGGGACGCACCGGCTACCATACCGTTTGCTTCATCCAGCTTGACCATCATAACGCCGAAGTACATGTAGTCCTTCATGACTTCTGCTGCGTTTTCCATTGAGATTCCCTTGTGCTTGCGCAGCTCGTAGAAGGCATTAATGTACTTGTCTTTGTTCTCGTATGTTTCGGGGTCTATGATTGTAATTCCTGAAAGGTCCAGGTCACCTGCCAGTTCCTTTATGGCGGCTTCCTTGCCTATAAGAATGATCTTGGCAACACCACGCTCAGTTGCCTTTACGGCAGCCTGGATTGTTCTGATATCTTCAGATTCGGGGAGAACGATTGTCTTGTTAAGTATTTTTGCTCTTTCGCTGATTTTGTCTAAGAATTTAGCCAATCAACCAACCTCCTATATATTTAGAGTAATTTAAATTACCTGAGTTTTGGTATATAAAATTACGTAAAATGCATAGAGAGATATATAAAAATAATAAATATATATTTCTGGATGGCGACATGGGGGTATATATACCACTACCAGGCGTTTTTCCTTAAAATACATGAAGATTTACAGTTACTTTTACTGAAAAGACACGGGAGTTTAAAAAGATTATTACTGAAAATATATGATAAATTAATATAAAAGAATTCCGAAATGATATCGATGAAAATTTTAGGCATTTCAGGAAGTCCTCGAAAGGGACAGAACTGTGAAAAAATGATTGGAACCGTCCTAAAGCTTGCAGAAGAAAGGGGCTTTGAAACCGATAGCGTTTTTCTCTCTAGCTCAAAGATTGCCCCCTGCACGGCTTGCGGGGCCTGCCGGGAAAAAGACTGCTGCGTGATCGAAGATGATATGGAAAATGTTTATGAAAAAATGAGAGAAGCTGACGGCATAATCGTTGCCGCTCCCGTGTATATGGGAAATTACCCTGCCCAACTCAAAGCCCTTTTTGACCGCAGCGTACTTCTCCGGCGCAAAAACTTTGCCCTCAAAAACAAAGTAGGGGCTGCCCTTTCCGTAGGAGGGTCAAGAAACGGCGGACAGGAAAAAACAATACAGTCCATCCATGACTGGATGCATATCCACGGGATGATCATTGTAGGAGACGACGCCCACTTCGGAGGCATTGCCTGGAACCCCGTCGAAGAAGACACAGTGGGAATGCAGACGGTCCGGAATACCGCAGCAAAGCTCTGCGATGTCCTTGAAATTATAGAGAAGAAATGAATCTAATGACAATCAATACTAACAGTAATAATAATAATAATAATAATAATAATAATAATAATAATAATAATAATAATAATAGTAATAATGATGATGATGATGTCAAAGAGATAAAAGTCCGCGGAAAATAAAAATACAAAAGGAATAAATATAAAAGAAGAGAGGGGGATAGCATCAAGAAGATAGAGATGTTGAAACAAAACATCAAATTAAATTAAAAAAGGATAGGTTTAAATAAATAGGGAAAATCCTTTCATCTTAAGAAGGTATTTAAGGCAGAATTAAGCCCTGGAAACCCTGATATTATTTTTCCTGAAAAACGAGCTTACCGAGAAAAGAGCGAAGCATAAAAGTCCTAAAGAGGCGCACGTATTTGGAAGACGGTCCGGAGTCCAAGTTCAGGTTCCATAATGTATCGGAATACCATAAACTAACAGAGCACATAGCCCAGCGCTTCGACACGGAATCCACCAGGGTAAATTCTTTTGCCATCGTGATCGGCATCCTGACAGGGCTTGTAATCGGACTGTACGACCGCGCTCTCCGATACAGCAGTATCTTTTTTGGGATTTCGGAAGACCTCCCGACTCATGACTACACAAATTACGGGATTATCCTGGTGCCTGCGGTAGGAGGCCTGATCGTAGGGCTGATATCTCATTTCATGATCAAACAACATTATGGCGTAGAAGGCCTGATCGAGACCGTTACCCTCCGGGGAGCCAAGATCAAGCCCCTATACGCCTTTCTGGAAGTATTCACCTCTATAATCACAATCGGTTCCGGGGGGTCCCTCGGAAAGGAGGCCCCGGGTATACTGGCAGGCTCAGGGATCGGGGCACTGGTAGGAAGGCTGGCAAAAAGTTCGGAAAGGCAGCTTCGGATCCTGCTTGGCTGCGGGGCTTCCGGAGGGATTGCAGCTGCATTCAATGCCCCCCTTGCAGGCGTTGTCTTCGTTGTAGAAGTAATTTACGGGGAACTTGAAACAAAAACCTTCATTCCTATCGTGATTTCCTCAGTCTTCGCTACCCTGATCTCCAGCACCGTTTTCGGGATAAAACCGATCCAGATCTCCCACTATGAGCTTGTGAACCCCTACCAGGAACTTATTTTATACCTGGTGCTCGGCCTGCTTGCGGGAATTGTCGCTACCGTCCTGATCCGGACTCTCTATTTTACGAAGGAGATATTTGGGAAAATGCCCCTTCACCCCGCTTTCAAACCCGCCTTTGGGGGGCTTGGCGTGGGCATCATAGGCTTTTTTTACCCGGAGGTTTTCGGGCTTGGTTATTCGGTTATCACCGCAGCCCTTGAAAACCAGTTTACCCTGGACCTCCTTCTCATTCTGCTGGTCCTGAAAATCCTTGCATTTTCCCTGACAATGGGCTCCGGCGGGTCGGGAGGTTCCATCGTCCCGTCCCTGTTCAGCGGGGCAATGCTCGGAGGCGCTTTCGGGACTGCTGCAAACATGCTCTTCCCCGGAATCCCAGCCGAACCGGGAGCCTATGCCCTTGTAGGCATGGCCGCAGTCTTTGCCGGAACGGCGAGGGCTCCCCTTACCGCCATCCTGATCCTTTTCGAAATCACCCGGGACTACAACATGATCCTCCCGCTTATGTTTGCCTGCGTACTCAGCAACGTGATGTCCAATGCGCTGCACCCCGAGTCCATCTTCACGGAAGAACTCCGCAAAAAAGGCTTCAAGATCCGCAAAGGCAGGGAAATCGACATCATGGTCTCCATGCTGGTGAAGGATGCGATGGTCAAGCACGTCCAGACTGTTTCCGAAGACAAGAACGTGGGTACCCTGATCGCCCTCATGCAGGCCAGCCGCCACGCAGGTTTCCCAGTCCTGGATTCCAGAGGCAAACTCGCCGGGATCGTGACCCTCTCGGACCTCCGCAGCAAGGTTGAGTACGGGGAACTCGAAAAGAAGATAGGGGATATCTCCAGCCGGGAAGTGGAAGTTGCCTACCCCGACGAAACCCTTGACGTCGTCCTCAAACGCCTGGCAGTCCGGGAAATAGGCAGGCTTCCCGTTGTTGACCGCGAAGACAAAAGCAAACTCATTGGCCTCATCACCCGCAGCGACGTAGTAAATTCCTACAACAAGAAAGTCGTCGAAAAGGTCCGGGACACGAACGAAAGGCAGTAAAACTCAAAGGTCCGGGACGCGAAAGAAAAGCAGTACCACAAAGTCAGGGTATGAAAGGTCCGGAATATAGGCCAAAAGCGGTAAACTAAAAAAGGTATCCGGATAAAAAGAGGTTAATGCAAAGGGCGAGTTGTGGCGACTCTTTGTAAAATAGTGGGTGCCTTATGTCTCTAAAAGAGAATGTTCCGGGTGGAGAGCTGGAGAAGTACCTGAAGGGCTTAATCTTAGATGACGGTACGAATGAAACGGGGAAGTATTATACGTCACATTCGGTCAGGGAAATATTTCCAATCCACCGCCGTCTTTTTGAAGAAAACGTATGCCTGACCCATGAATTCAATATCCCTCAAATCATAGAAAAAGAAAAAAACCTGATCATTTATGGAGAAGCAGGTTCGGGAAAGACGATAACCCTTAAATGGCTGGGGACCTCCTATGCCAGGAGCTGCCTTGAGAAAAGGGAAAGATTCGTCCCTATTTACGTAGCCCTTGATTCCTATATAAAAAGCTCTTTTTACGATTACGTAAGGACGACAGCAAAACAAAAAGGAATATCAGAACCCTGTTTTAAGAAACTGCTTGAAGGAAAAGCCCTGCTGCTTTTCGACGGGCTTGACCTGCTTACACCTTCCGAGAATTTTGATCCGTTTGAGGAAATTTCCGATTTCATCTCCGAGTACGAAGACTGCAAATACGTAATTGCTTCAAGGCCCGGAGATTTTGCCAGCATAAAAACTACGTTTGGGGCTTTCAAACTTGAAAAGCTGACAGATGAAAATATCCAGGAATTCATAGAAAAACACATAGAGGACAAGGAACAGGCAAAAACCCTGGCAACCAGGACCCTGAAAGAAGCCCGATCAAAGCCATTTATCCGAAATCCCCTGATGCTTTACCTCTGGCTTAAAATTGCAACAGCTAAGAAAGGGACGGTTCAGAAAGGAGTCCCTTCCAGCCGGGCTGAAATTTACCGGATTTTCATTTCAGAACTCTTCGGAGATTGGAAAAAAAGAGAAAA
This window encodes:
- a CDS encoding acetate kinase gives rise to the protein MKILVINAGSSSLKYQLIDMTDESALAVGLCERIGIDNSFLTQKRSDGKKYEVQTDLPDHKVALEEVIKALTDAELGVISSMSEISAVGHRVVHGGENFTSSAVINEDVKQAIKDCFELAPLHNPPNMMGITACEDIMPGTPMVAVFDTAFHQTMPAYAYMYALPYEFYENYAVRKYGFHGTSHKYVAMRAAAMLGKPESEVKIITCHLGNGSSITAVNGGVSVETSMGFTPLEGLAMGTRCGSIDPAVVPFLMEKEGMTTREIDTMMNKKSGVLGVSGLSNDFRDLDEAASKGNKRAELSLEIFAYKVKKFIGEYSAVLNGADAVVFTAGIGENSASIRKRILSDLEGLGISIDDEKNKIRGEEIDISTPEASVRVLVIPTNEELAIARETKELVAIDEKLGASISV
- the pta gene encoding phosphate acetyltransferase, with product MAKFLDKISERAKILNKTIVLPESEDIRTIQAAVKATERGVAKIILIGKEAAIKELAGDLDLSGITIIDPETYENKDKYINAFYELRKHKGISMENAAEVMKDYMYFGVMMVKLDEANGMVAGASHSSSDTLRPALQIVKTAPDAALASAFFIISVPDCEYGSEGTFLFADSGMVEMPSVEDVANIAIISAKTFELLVQDEPKVAMLSYSTYGSAKSPLTEKTIASTKLAKEMAPDLLIDGELQVDAAVVPAVGAKKCPGSPVAGQANVFIFPDLNCGNIAYKIAQRLAKAEAYGPITQGLAKPINDLSRGCSDEDIVGAVAITCVQSAAQDK
- a CDS encoding flavodoxin family protein; this encodes MKILGISGSPRKGQNCEKMIGTVLKLAEERGFETDSVFLSSSKIAPCTACGACREKDCCVIEDDMENVYEKMREADGIIVAAPVYMGNYPAQLKALFDRSVLLRRKNFALKNKVGAALSVGGSRNGGQEKTIQSIHDWMHIHGMIIVGDDAHFGGIAWNPVEEDTVGMQTVRNTAAKLCDVLEIIEKK
- a CDS encoding chloride channel protein; the encoded protein is MEDGPESKFRFHNVSEYHKLTEHIAQRFDTESTRVNSFAIVIGILTGLVIGLYDRALRYSSIFFGISEDLPTHDYTNYGIILVPAVGGLIVGLISHFMIKQHYGVEGLIETVTLRGAKIKPLYAFLEVFTSIITIGSGGSLGKEAPGILAGSGIGALVGRLAKSSERQLRILLGCGASGGIAAAFNAPLAGVVFVVEVIYGELETKTFIPIVISSVFATLISSTVFGIKPIQISHYELVNPYQELILYLVLGLLAGIVATVLIRTLYFTKEIFGKMPLHPAFKPAFGGLGVGIIGFFYPEVFGLGYSVITAALENQFTLDLLLILLVLKILAFSLTMGSGGSGGSIVPSLFSGAMLGGAFGTAANMLFPGIPAEPGAYALVGMAAVFAGTARAPLTAILILFEITRDYNMILPLMFACVLSNVMSNALHPESIFTEELRKKGFKIRKGREIDIMVSMLVKDAMVKHVQTVSEDKNVGTLIALMQASRHAGFPVLDSRGKLAGIVTLSDLRSKVEYGELEKKIGDISSREVEVAYPDETLDVVLKRLAVREIGRLPVVDREDKSKLIGLITRSDVVNSYNKKVVEKVRDTNERQ